GCAGGAGCTCGTCGAGGCGGTCGTTGCCGTCGAGCTTGTTCAGGAGGTCGGAGAGGCGACGCCTCGTCTCCACGAGCTTTCTGAGCGGTTCGACCTGCTGGACGATCTGTTCCGGGTGAAAGTCCTCCATCGACCTGAAGCGCAGCTCCACCGCCATCTTCGTGTCATCCCCGGTAAGCTTGTTGTCTACCTTGAAGGCAACGCGCGGCTTCATCCCGGCAAGTACGCTGTTGAAGTTGTCGCGGTCGATCTCCACGAACTTGCGGTCCTTCACCTTCGGAAGGGGCTCGTCCGGCTTCCCGGAGAGGTCGGAGAGGACCCCCACCACGAAGGGGATCTCCTTCATCTCCATCGCCCCGCCGATCTCCACATCGTAGGTGATCTGCACCCGCGGTGCCCTCACCCTGTCCAGCTTGTGCTGCAGACTCGGTTTTCCTGCCATTTTCCGGCCTCCTTTATGGACTGCGTATTGACGGATTCCCTATTTCAAGGCCCTGGTGACGTCCAGGGTGCAGATCTTCTTGAAGATTTCCCGCGCCCGTGCCCCCTCCTCCTCGGCGTCCTCTCCAAAGGTAAGGCACTGGTGGAGCGCCTCCAGGATCTCCGAGACCCAGAAGGGGGATTCCCACCGTTCCAGGTTCAGCTCCTCCATGAGGGCTGCAAGCTGCTCCACAATGGGACGGGCGAGCTCCGGGTGACCGGCCTTCAGACAGAGCTTCGCCACCAGAAAGCGGTAGCGGCAGCGCCCCCGCTCTGACGGCTGGCTGTTTGCCGCCGCCAGCAGGAGGTCGAGCCCGTTTTTCAGGCTTCCCCCCTGCAAGAGCTTCAGCGCCTCTCCCCAGACCTGGTCCTCTCCGCTGCCTGTTTCAGAGGGAAGGGTGGGCTGGGGGAGGGCAGCTCCCTGGCTGGCGACAGGAGCTGTGGAGGCAGGGGGCGCCTCGGAGGTCGCAGCGTGCGGCTTCGGGGCTTCTGCGCTCGCCAGCACGTCTCCCAGTCCCTTCTGTTCGCGGCAGATGCGCAGCACGAGGTGCAGGCACCCCTCCAGCGCCTCGCCGAGCTTCCCGAGTCCCGGGGCATCGTCCCCGAAGGTACGGTCGATCGCGGCATTGAGCGCCCCGAACTCCTCAATGGCATTGGTAATCTCGCGGGCAGCCTCCCGGTAGAAGGAAGCCGGTGACTTCTGCACGGCGAGATCAAACTCCTCCGCCGGGATCTTGCCGTCCTCCAACTCGGCCTCCCGGCGCCGCCTCTTCTCGGAGTCGGCGCTGTTGTCGTAGCCGGTGCGGCGCGACTCCTCGTATTGGAGATATCCGTAGCCGGCGCTCGTTCGGGGATCGGTGAGGGGAATCTGCTTCGCCGCCACGGAGACGCGCTGGTCCAGGTTCTCGAAGGGGAGCGCCCGCCCGTCCAGGTCGCCGTCCTCTATCTGGGGGTGCAGCGTGTCCCAGTACTCCTCCAGGAGGCGCGTGAGCATCGTGAAGCCGGAGGCGAGCCCGGGGAAGCCGCCGGTGACGCAGAGCGCCTCCACGAGAGAGGCAGCCACCCTCAGGTCCTTTG
The DNA window shown above is from Geomonas sp. RF6 and carries:
- the tssB gene encoding type VI secretion system contractile sheath small subunit, producing MAGKPSLQHKLDRVRAPRVQITYDVEIGGAMEMKEIPFVVGVLSDLSGKPDEPLPKVKDRKFVEIDRDNFNSVLAGMKPRVAFKVDNKLTGDDTKMAVELRFRSMEDFHPEQIVQQVEPLRKLVETRRRLSDLLNKLDGNDRLDELLQEAISSTDALQKLGSEAGVSVDAPADSTE
- the tssA gene encoding type VI secretion system protein TssA encodes the protein MSVVIDIESLLQPIPGENPCGLFFSASPVAESLKRARISSDPALGGEGGEAVWRAVVKECVETLSSETKDLRVAASLVEALCVTGGFPGLASGFTMLTRLLEEYWDTLHPQIEDGDLDGRALPFENLDQRVSVAAKQIPLTDPRTSAGYGYLQYEESRRTGYDNSADSEKRRRREAELEDGKIPAEEFDLAVQKSPASFYREAAREITNAIEEFGALNAAIDRTFGDDAPGLGKLGEALEGCLHLVLRICREQKGLGDVLASAEAPKPHAATSEAPPASTAPVASQGAALPQPTLPSETGSGEDQVWGEALKLLQGGSLKNGLDLLLAAANSQPSERGRCRYRFLVAKLCLKAGHPELARPIVEQLAALMEELNLERWESPFWVSEILEALHQCLTFGEDAEEEGARAREIFKKICTLDVTRALK